The Streptomyces sp. NBC_00344 genome includes a window with the following:
- a CDS encoding cytochrome ubiquinol oxidase subunit I, protein MSTTAHLLADAPAQLLPARELMAFSLATHIILVPLGVALPFVTLVMHYRGLRRADPVALLLARRWSAVMAVQFAVGIVTGTVLSFEFGLLWPGMMGRWGDVFGLGFGVEAWAFFLEAILIAIYLYGWRRLRPRTHFWLGVPLPLAALMGAFGIIAANSWMNTPQGFTLDNRGRPVDVSVQQAVFTPMFGPQYWHFAVAMFLTAGYVVAGVYAVGWLRGRRDRYHRLGFTVPFTIAAILTPVQFVLGDNIARQVFQKQPVKFAATELVWDTDKQVPEYLFGRLRKDGSVSGGIKIPQLDSILAGFSPNTQVTGLSSVAADERPTVTQATIAHCAFDIMATIGSALIALALWYAWCWWRRRDLPKSRWFFRSAAVAGVASVVTVECGWITTEVGRQPWIVYRNMRVSEAVTPTSASSLWVVFGLVVVVYVLVFGAFLGVLLTMRTRWRLADSGSARALAEIPETATPYGPRPEPAVGAPGVRRTPGGDR, encoded by the coding sequence ATGAGCACCACGGCACACCTGCTGGCGGACGCCCCCGCCCAGCTCCTGCCCGCGCGGGAACTGATGGCGTTCAGCCTCGCCACGCACATCATCCTGGTACCGCTGGGGGTGGCCCTGCCCTTCGTCACCCTGGTCATGCACTACCGGGGCCTGCGCAGGGCCGACCCGGTCGCGCTGCTGCTGGCCCGCCGGTGGTCCGCGGTGATGGCGGTCCAGTTCGCCGTCGGCATTGTCACAGGCACCGTGCTCTCCTTCGAGTTCGGGCTCCTGTGGCCCGGCATGATGGGCCGCTGGGGGGATGTGTTCGGCCTCGGATTCGGGGTCGAGGCATGGGCCTTCTTCCTCGAGGCGATCCTGATCGCCATCTACCTGTACGGCTGGCGCCGCCTCAGGCCGAGAACGCACTTCTGGCTCGGTGTACCGCTGCCGCTCGCCGCTCTGATGGGAGCGTTCGGCATCATCGCCGCCAATTCGTGGATGAACACCCCACAGGGATTCACCCTCGACAACCGCGGCAGACCCGTCGACGTCAGCGTCCAGCAAGCCGTCTTCACACCGATGTTCGGCCCGCAGTACTGGCACTTCGCCGTCGCGATGTTCCTCACCGCCGGCTACGTGGTGGCCGGTGTGTACGCGGTCGGCTGGCTGCGTGGACGACGTGATCGTTACCACCGTCTCGGGTTCACCGTGCCGTTCACCATCGCGGCGATTCTCACCCCGGTGCAGTTCGTGCTGGGCGACAACATCGCGCGGCAGGTCTTCCAGAAGCAGCCGGTCAAGTTCGCCGCCACCGAACTGGTCTGGGACACGGACAAGCAGGTGCCCGAGTACCTGTTCGGCCGGCTGCGGAAGGACGGCAGCGTCAGCGGCGGCATCAAGATTCCCCAACTGGATTCCATTCTCGCCGGGTTCAGCCCGAACACGCAGGTGACGGGCCTGTCATCGGTCGCAGCCGACGAGCGCCCCACGGTCACCCAGGCGACCATCGCGCACTGTGCCTTCGACATCATGGCGACCATCGGAAGCGCCCTGATCGCGCTGGCACTCTGGTACGCCTGGTGCTGGTGGCGGCGGCGCGACCTGCCGAAGTCCCGGTGGTTCTTCCGGAGCGCCGCCGTCGCCGGAGTCGCGAGCGTGGTGACCGTTGAATGCGGCTGGATCACGACCGAGGTGGGCCGCCAACCCTGGATCGTCTACCGGAACATGCGGGTTTCCGAGGCGGTCACCCCCACCTCCGCATCCTCGCTCTGGGTCGTGTTCGGCCTCGTCGTCGTGGTCTACGTACTGGTCTTCGGCGCGTTCCTCGGCGTGCTGCTCACGATGCGCACCCGCTGGCGGCTGGCCGACTCGGGCTCCGCACGGGCACTCGCCGAGATCCCGGAGACCGCAACGCCGTACGGCCCCCGTCCGGAACCGGCCGTCGGCGCACCGGGTGTCCGCCGAACACCCGGGGGCGATCGGTGA
- a CDS encoding cytochrome d ubiquinol oxidase subunit II encodes MTANVVACILLAVIAAYACGGGVDYGAGFWDLLAGGADRGKRARWLIDHAMAPVWEVNNVWLIFVLVLMWTGFPVFFQTVFTALWLPLALAAVGMVLRGAGFALRKPTRRLAERRIYGAVFAISSLVTPFFLGTAVGSVASGRVAPGTAASADAWANTTSLMAGLVAVTATAFLGSVFLAVDARRFDAPDLFGYFRLRAWISSAALPVIGVIGLTVTDPHAAHVHHGLTHGPGLALVLIAGAAVAVTARLVAGAGAGWARYSSVGAVALLVAAWGLSQRPYLVPTSLTVQQGAGASAPLQWMLIVAAVALVLIGPALVVLYRLDTHGVLEPLTDEDVAE; translated from the coding sequence GTGACCGCGAACGTCGTTGCCTGCATCCTGCTCGCCGTGATCGCCGCCTACGCCTGCGGCGGGGGCGTCGACTACGGCGCGGGCTTCTGGGACCTGCTCGCCGGCGGGGCCGATCGCGGGAAACGAGCGCGCTGGCTGATCGACCACGCCATGGCACCGGTCTGGGAGGTCAACAACGTCTGGCTCATCTTCGTGCTCGTCCTCATGTGGACCGGCTTCCCGGTGTTCTTCCAGACGGTGTTCACCGCGCTCTGGCTGCCGCTGGCCCTGGCGGCCGTCGGCATGGTTCTCCGTGGTGCCGGGTTCGCGCTGCGCAAACCCACCCGGCGACTCGCCGAACGCCGGATCTACGGAGCCGTGTTCGCCATCTCGTCACTGGTCACACCCTTCTTCCTGGGCACTGCCGTCGGCTCGGTGGCCTCCGGACGCGTCGCGCCCGGTACCGCCGCGTCGGCCGATGCGTGGGCCAACACCACATCGTTGATGGCCGGACTGGTCGCGGTGACGGCCACCGCCTTCCTGGGTTCGGTGTTCCTCGCTGTGGACGCCCGCCGCTTCGACGCGCCCGACCTGTTCGGCTACTTCCGGCTCCGGGCATGGATCAGCAGCGCAGCCCTGCCGGTCATCGGTGTGATCGGCCTGACCGTGACCGACCCGCACGCCGCCCACGTCCATCACGGGCTCACCCACGGCCCGGGGCTCGCCCTCGTGCTCATCGCCGGTGCGGCCGTGGCGGTCACCGCCCGGCTGGTGGCAGGCGCCGGCGCCGGGTGGGCCCGATACAGCTCGGTGGGTGCGGTGGCGCTGCTGGTCGCCGCCTGGGGGCTTTCCCAGCGGCCCTACCTGGTGCCCACCTCGCTGACCGTTCAGCAAGGCGCCGGAGCGAGCGCCCCGCTCCAGTGGATGCTCATCGTCGCGGCCGTCGCCCTGGTGCTGATCGGCCCCGCCCTGGTCGTGCTGTACCGCCTCGACACCCACGGTGTCCTGGAACCGCTCACCGACGAGGACGTTGCGGAATGA
- a CDS encoding cation:proton antiporter, producing MTSSEVLIGIGLIVALAVGAQVLANRLRVPAILLLLPAGFIAGILTDDVDPEKLLGAAFSPLVSLAVAVILYDAGLGLDLSRFRGHTRTVVVRLIWLGALTTCVSAALLAVPIMDMSLGAAVMLGAILVVSGPTVVGPLLNFVRPSERLQRILVWEGTLIDPLGGILGAFVFHGVQAYGQHGLSSQLGKFSGSAAVGLAGGAAGAAVLWLLLRHLALDEMLGTTVQLATVAAVAAFCDAFRDDTGLIAAVVMGMALANLPGLDIPARRPFFETLVSLTIGLLFVAISATVTPESLRHVVLPALGLVGALVFVVRPLVALVSTARTDVPYRERWFIGWMAPRGIVAAATASTFSVALVQAGIGGAEKILPATFLVIVATVMLYGLTALPAARILGVRRSARSRPLLVGGDPWVVELGGALRTAGLDVLVWAGLDRQRRSITDAGLELAPGELLAAATGAGAELEGITDVLLLTGEDDFNALACMTLEETVKGPVHRLRPPTDSHGVVAPYTGGEALFAPGLNRPELVRRYAGGARIITHSFDGAIPAGHDMLFLVRADGQLTAVTGTTVPVPAGGDIAILLSPPAVSPS from the coding sequence ATGACATCCAGTGAGGTACTGATCGGGATCGGACTGATCGTGGCCCTCGCCGTCGGCGCCCAGGTGCTGGCGAACCGGCTGCGTGTACCGGCGATCCTCCTGCTGCTGCCGGCCGGATTCATCGCCGGCATCCTGACCGACGACGTCGATCCCGAGAAGCTGCTGGGCGCCGCGTTCTCCCCGCTGGTCTCGCTCGCTGTCGCTGTGATTCTCTACGACGCCGGCCTCGGGCTGGATCTGAGTCGCTTCAGGGGACACACCCGCACGGTCGTGGTCAGGCTCATCTGGCTCGGGGCACTTACCACCTGCGTATCGGCCGCGCTGCTCGCCGTCCCCATCATGGACATGTCGCTTGGTGCGGCCGTGATGCTGGGTGCGATCCTCGTGGTCAGCGGCCCGACCGTCGTCGGGCCGCTGCTCAACTTCGTCCGCCCGAGCGAACGGCTGCAACGCATCCTCGTCTGGGAGGGCACCCTGATCGACCCGCTCGGCGGCATCCTCGGCGCGTTCGTCTTCCACGGTGTCCAGGCCTACGGTCAGCACGGACTGAGCAGCCAGCTGGGCAAGTTCAGCGGCAGCGCAGCGGTCGGACTGGCCGGCGGCGCTGCCGGCGCCGCTGTGCTCTGGCTGCTGCTGCGTCATCTCGCCCTGGACGAGATGCTCGGCACGACGGTGCAGCTTGCCACCGTGGCCGCGGTGGCAGCGTTCTGTGACGCGTTCCGGGATGACACCGGCCTCATCGCCGCCGTCGTCATGGGCATGGCTCTGGCCAATCTGCCCGGGCTGGACATCCCGGCACGCCGGCCCTTCTTCGAGACGCTGGTCTCACTGACCATCGGGCTGCTGTTCGTCGCCATCTCCGCCACCGTCACCCCGGAGTCGCTGCGCCATGTGGTGCTGCCAGCCCTGGGCCTCGTCGGCGCACTCGTTTTCGTGGTCAGACCGCTGGTGGCGTTGGTGTCCACTGCCCGCACCGATGTTCCGTACCGGGAAAGGTGGTTCATCGGGTGGATGGCACCACGGGGCATCGTCGCCGCGGCGACCGCCTCCACCTTCTCCGTCGCGCTCGTGCAGGCCGGCATCGGGGGAGCAGAGAAGATCCTTCCGGCCACCTTCCTGGTGATCGTCGCCACTGTCATGCTGTACGGCCTGACCGCTCTTCCCGCAGCGCGGATTCTTGGCGTACGGCGTTCGGCACGGTCGCGGCCGCTGCTGGTCGGCGGCGATCCCTGGGTCGTGGAGCTGGGGGGCGCTCTGCGCACGGCGGGCCTGGACGTGCTCGTGTGGGCAGGCCTCGACCGGCAGCGCCGGAGCATCACGGATGCCGGTCTTGAGCTCGCGCCCGGGGAACTTCTCGCTGCCGCCACCGGTGCGGGAGCCGAGCTGGAAGGCATCACCGATGTACTTCTGCTCACCGGGGAGGACGACTTCAACGCTCTCGCATGCATGACCCTCGAGGAGACGGTGAAGGGGCCCGTCCACCGCTTGCGGCCGCCCACGGACAGCCATGGTGTGGTCGCCCCCTACACGGGTGGTGAGGCGCTGTTCGCCCCCGGCCTGAACCGGCCTGAACTGGTTCGCCGGTACGCGGGAGGCGCTCGGATCATCACCCACTCGTTCGACGGGGCCATTCCCGCCGGACACGACATGCTGTTCCTGGTGCGTGCGGACGGACAGCTCACCGCTGTCACCGGGACCACTGTGCCGGTGCCCGCGGGAGGCGACATCGCCATCCTGCTCTCGCCCCCGGCGGTGTCCCCTTCGTAG
- a CDS encoding glycoside hydrolase family 15 protein produces the protein MDRYPPIAEHGLIGDLQSAALVTSRGVVDWFAAPRFDSPSIFAALLDHDRGGYFRVGTDDPQATCKQLYYPDTALLVTRFMSPDGVGEVIDWMPPITRRTATDRHTLARTVRTVRGTVRFSLECRPRFDYGRATHELDLRPGAAVFRAPGVTAYLQSTVPLERDGNDLRGTFTLHVGEAAAVVLTVCDADGEAPPPPTEDGITQQLWDAADFWQKWVRGSHYRGRWRDMVNRSAITLKLLTYAPTGAPVAAATMGLPEQIGGERNWDYRYTWVRDGSLSVRSLLDLGFVEEATAFTHWLGDRLRESAGKDGEPLQIMYRVNGEPLLGEEILGHLEGYRGSAPVRLGNAAADQLQLDIYGEALYALSEGREVAMQTGYRGWKELSRTLDWLADSWDRPDEGVWETRGGRQDFTYSRVMCWAAFDRGLRLASDFRRPADTDRWTKARDAILEQVMERGWSESSQAYVQHYGGDDVLDASLLLMPRVGFVAPRDPSWLSTLDAMDRTLVSDSLVYRYDPAASPDGLRGSEGTFSLCTFLYVDALARAGRLRPARYTFEKMHTYANHVGLFAEEVGPSGEQLGNFPQAFTHLSLISAACTLDEALDRQRG, from the coding sequence ATGGACCGCTACCCGCCGATTGCCGAGCACGGCCTCATAGGCGACCTGCAGAGCGCGGCACTGGTGACCTCGCGAGGTGTCGTGGACTGGTTCGCCGCACCCCGCTTCGACTCCCCCAGCATCTTCGCCGCCCTGCTCGACCACGACCGCGGCGGGTACTTCCGCGTCGGAACCGACGATCCGCAGGCGACCTGCAAGCAGCTCTACTACCCGGACACCGCCCTCCTGGTCACCCGGTTCATGTCTCCGGACGGGGTCGGTGAGGTGATCGACTGGATGCCACCGATCACCAGGCGTACCGCGACCGACCGGCACACCCTGGCCCGCACGGTGCGTACCGTGCGCGGAACCGTTCGCTTCAGTCTCGAGTGCCGACCACGATTCGACTACGGCCGGGCCACCCACGAACTCGACCTGAGACCCGGCGCTGCCGTGTTCCGGGCGCCGGGCGTGACCGCGTACCTGCAGAGCACCGTTCCGCTGGAGCGTGACGGCAACGATCTGCGCGGTACGTTCACGTTGCACGTCGGGGAGGCGGCAGCGGTCGTTCTCACCGTCTGCGACGCAGACGGTGAGGCTCCACCGCCGCCCACCGAGGACGGGATCACCCAGCAGCTGTGGGACGCGGCCGACTTCTGGCAGAAGTGGGTCCGTGGCTCCCACTATCGCGGCCGCTGGCGTGACATGGTCAATCGCTCCGCCATCACGCTCAAGCTGCTCACCTACGCACCCACCGGCGCGCCGGTCGCCGCGGCCACCATGGGCCTGCCCGAACAGATCGGCGGTGAACGCAACTGGGACTACCGCTACACCTGGGTACGCGACGGATCGCTCTCCGTCCGGTCGCTGCTCGACCTGGGCTTCGTCGAGGAAGCCACTGCCTTCACGCACTGGCTCGGCGACCGGCTTCGCGAGAGTGCAGGCAAGGACGGCGAGCCGCTCCAGATCATGTACCGGGTCAACGGCGAACCTCTCCTGGGCGAGGAGATACTCGGTCACCTGGAGGGCTATCGCGGCTCCGCCCCGGTGCGGCTGGGCAACGCAGCGGCCGACCAGTTGCAGCTGGACATCTACGGCGAGGCGCTCTACGCCCTCTCGGAGGGCCGTGAGGTCGCCATGCAGACCGGCTACCGGGGCTGGAAGGAGCTGTCCCGCACCCTGGACTGGCTGGCCGATTCGTGGGACCGCCCGGACGAGGGCGTCTGGGAGACCCGTGGCGGGCGACAGGACTTCACGTACAGCCGGGTGATGTGCTGGGCCGCGTTCGACCGCGGCCTGCGGCTGGCCTCGGACTTCAGACGGCCCGCCGACACCGACCGCTGGACGAAGGCCCGTGACGCCATCCTCGAGCAGGTCATGGAGCGCGGCTGGAGCGAGTCGAGCCAGGCCTACGTGCAGCACTACGGAGGCGACGACGTCCTGGACGCCTCGCTGCTCCTGATGCCCCGGGTCGGATTCGTGGCTCCCCGCGACCCGTCCTGGCTGTCCACCCTGGATGCGATGGACCGCACGCTGGTGTCCGACAGCCTGGTCTACCGGTACGACCCGGCCGCATCCCCGGACGGCCTGCGCGGCTCCGAAGGCACCTTCAGCCTCTGCACCTTCCTGTATGTCGACGCACTGGCCCGGGCCGGGCGGCTGCGCCCTGCCCGGTACACCTTCGAGAAGATGCACACCTATGCCAACCATGTGGGACTGTTCGCCGAGGAGGTGGGCCCCAGCGGCGAGCAGCTGGGCAACTTCCCGCAGGCCTTCACTCATCTGTCGCTCATCTCGGCGGCCTGCACCCTGGACGAGGCCCTCGACCGGCAGCGCGGCTGA
- a CDS encoding DUF389 domain-containing protein has product MDVIRVRVVSPPDITERVLAFLSGDPSVLNLVTQPGAARHPGGDAIACDVLTGAANEVLRALRALHLDERGSIVIEPVDMAFFGRDAKAGAQRMGVLTHAPVWEEVEARIRSLGTYAPSFYLYLVVAGLIGAVGIVTNSQILIVAAMVVGPEYGAIVSIALGIDQHDGNRIRQGLLALLRGFSLAIVVTFLFSLLIRACGFESDAFSLGVRPVSQLINTPNFFSFAVAGLAGVIGVVSLTEAKTSALLGVFISVTTIPAAADIAVSVAFTSWSEVRGSLVQLFVNIVVLIVMGTATLRCQRAIWRRVGARRDPSARR; this is encoded by the coding sequence TTGGACGTGATCCGTGTCCGCGTGGTGAGCCCACCGGACATCACCGAGCGGGTCCTTGCGTTTCTCTCTGGCGACCCCTCGGTCCTCAACCTCGTGACACAACCCGGCGCCGCGCGCCACCCGGGCGGCGACGCCATCGCCTGCGACGTGCTGACCGGTGCGGCGAACGAGGTCCTTCGGGCCCTGCGTGCACTGCATCTGGACGAGCGGGGCTCCATCGTCATCGAGCCGGTGGACATGGCCTTCTTCGGCCGGGATGCCAAGGCGGGGGCGCAGAGGATGGGTGTGCTCACCCATGCCCCGGTCTGGGAGGAAGTCGAGGCGCGGATCCGCTCACTGGGCACGTATGCGCCGAGTTTCTACCTCTACCTGGTTGTCGCCGGGCTCATCGGCGCGGTCGGGATTGTCACCAACTCCCAGATTCTGATCGTCGCGGCGATGGTCGTCGGCCCCGAGTACGGAGCCATCGTCAGCATCGCTCTGGGCATCGATCAGCACGACGGCAACCGGATCCGCCAAGGGCTTCTCGCGCTGCTGAGGGGCTTCTCCCTGGCCATCGTCGTCACGTTTCTCTTCAGCTTGCTGATCCGCGCATGCGGCTTCGAATCGGACGCGTTCAGCCTGGGCGTGCGACCGGTCTCCCAGCTGATCAACACGCCCAACTTCTTCTCCTTCGCCGTCGCGGGGCTGGCCGGCGTCATCGGCGTCGTCTCGCTCACCGAGGCAAAGACGAGTGCCCTGTTGGGGGTGTTCATCTCGGTCACGACGATCCCCGCAGCCGCGGACATTGCGGTCTCCGTCGCCTTCACCAGCTGGAGCGAGGTCCGGGGCTCGCTCGTCCAGCTGTTCGTCAACATCGTCGTGCTCATCGTGATGGGCACCGCGACACTCCGCTGCCAGCGGGCGATCTGGCGCCGGGTCGGCGCCCGGCGTGATCCGAGTGCCCGGCGGTAG
- a CDS encoding chloride channel protein — MSATPGPTAAPGRTATTAPDPLALVRTRGYAVLLVMAALLGIPISAVAFGFLALVSELQSLTYTDLPRGLGFHGTPSWWPIPLLAVTGLLVALSIRYLPGEGGHKPAEGLAAKGAPSSAELPGIAIAALASLAGGVVLGPEAPLIALGGGLAVFAVRAVKRDIQPNAIAVLAAAGSFAAISTLLGSPLLGAFLLMEAAGLGGVMMGVVLVPGLLAAGVGALIFTGLGSWTGLGTYSLTLHHVPHADRPDIVAFGWALAVGVAAALTGAGVRRAALFLQTRVERQRIVATVLSGALVGVIALVYAEWTGNKASGVLYSGQSALGPLLAGQAKQTAGALVVLVICKALAYSLSLSSFRGGPVFPSMFVGAAGGLAVAHLPGLDTTSGFAMGLGAMCVAMLKLPMTAVLLATLLLGAEGLTVMPLVIVAVVVSYVLSLRLTPVPGPAQDRAGSTP; from the coding sequence ATGTCGGCCACCCCAGGACCGACCGCCGCCCCCGGCCGGACCGCGACCACAGCCCCGGATCCGCTGGCACTGGTCCGTACGCGCGGTTACGCGGTGCTGCTGGTGATGGCGGCGCTTCTCGGCATCCCGATTTCCGCGGTGGCGTTCGGCTTTCTGGCTCTCGTCTCCGAACTCCAGTCGCTGACCTACACCGACCTTCCCCGGGGCCTCGGATTCCACGGAACACCTTCCTGGTGGCCGATTCCGCTGCTCGCCGTCACCGGGCTCCTGGTGGCCCTTTCCATCCGCTACCTGCCGGGGGAGGGCGGACACAAGCCGGCCGAGGGCCTGGCCGCCAAGGGTGCGCCGTCGTCGGCAGAACTGCCCGGTATCGCGATCGCGGCGCTGGCTTCCCTGGCAGGAGGTGTGGTACTCGGGCCCGAGGCGCCGCTCATTGCGCTCGGCGGCGGCCTCGCTGTCTTCGCCGTCAGGGCGGTGAAGCGTGACATCCAGCCGAACGCGATTGCCGTGCTGGCAGCCGCCGGGAGCTTCGCGGCCATCAGTACGCTGCTCGGCTCGCCGCTGCTCGGCGCGTTCCTCCTGATGGAGGCGGCCGGTCTCGGTGGAGTGATGATGGGAGTCGTCCTGGTGCCGGGCCTTCTCGCTGCCGGAGTGGGCGCACTGATCTTCACCGGCCTGGGGTCATGGACCGGCCTCGGCACCTACTCGCTGACCCTTCACCATGTGCCGCACGCCGACCGCCCCGACATCGTCGCATTCGGCTGGGCACTCGCCGTCGGGGTGGCGGCGGCCCTCACCGGGGCAGGGGTACGCAGGGCCGCCCTCTTCCTGCAGACACGGGTCGAGCGGCAGCGGATCGTGGCCACCGTGCTGAGCGGTGCGCTCGTGGGAGTGATCGCGCTCGTGTACGCCGAGTGGACGGGCAACAAGGCGTCCGGAGTGCTCTACTCCGGCCAGAGTGCCCTGGGCCCGTTGCTGGCCGGTCAGGCCAAGCAGACCGCGGGCGCTCTGGTGGTACTCGTGATCTGCAAGGCGCTCGCCTACAGCCTTTCGCTCAGCAGCTTTCGCGGCGGGCCGGTATTTCCCTCAATGTTCGTGGGGGCAGCGGGAGGTCTGGCCGTGGCGCATCTTCCGGGCCTCGACACGACGTCCGGCTTCGCCATGGGCCTCGGAGCGATGTGCGTGGCGATGCTGAAACTGCCGATGACGGCGGTGCTGCTGGCCACGCTGCTCCTGGGCGCAGAAGGCCTCACCGTGATGCCGCTCGTCATTGTCGCGGTCGTGGTCTCCTACGTCCTGTCGCTCCGGCTCACCCCTGTGCCCGGACCGGCGCAGGACCGGGCCGGCTCAACCCCGTGA
- a CDS encoding MFS transporter — MSSSPGTPLSHPARTAPTAPRSVVLTVMCAGMFLVQLDVTVVNVALPHIGDALHTDLAGLQWVVDSYTVVLAAFLLGAGVAGDRWGHRNVAVLGFALFGAASLMCGLAPDSAALVAARAGQGLSAALLLPSTLAVVNRTFPERAEKAKALGIWAGISALALPAGPLLGGVLVTAAGGWRAVFLINLPVVVAALALTLRVVRKDEPSRSSHFDLPGVLASAVVLTALVYCAISVGRAGAPARALTAAGVAVAGAAALAAWERRAPNPMLPPALLRRLDFVGANTVAAAMNFVGIGTVFVVTLYLQQVRGHDALSAGALLLPLFVPLAVCAPFAGRLAARFGPRPPMLAGLLLGATGAASLLSIGPGSSSLRLVPALLGLGLGMGLLTPSVVAASLQAGPPELPGLSSGVNNTARQAGGALGIAVFGAMVQDTAAAGRFTDGLHHIGVLAAALWLAAAALTLLAVPRANRQ; from the coding sequence ATGTCCTCATCGCCCGGCACTCCCCTCTCGCATCCAGCACGTACGGCCCCCACCGCCCCGCGCTCAGTGGTCCTGACCGTGATGTGTGCGGGCATGTTCCTCGTCCAGCTGGACGTGACCGTTGTCAACGTGGCTCTGCCCCACATCGGCGATGCGCTCCACACCGACCTGGCGGGACTCCAATGGGTGGTCGACTCCTACACGGTGGTTCTGGCCGCGTTCCTGCTCGGCGCGGGGGTTGCCGGTGACCGGTGGGGGCACCGGAACGTGGCTGTGCTGGGATTCGCTCTCTTCGGGGCGGCCTCGCTGATGTGCGGCCTCGCCCCGGACTCCGCCGCCCTGGTGGCCGCACGCGCCGGCCAGGGCCTGTCGGCCGCACTGTTGCTTCCCAGCACTCTCGCCGTAGTCAATCGCACCTTTCCTGAACGAGCCGAGAAGGCAAAGGCATTGGGCATCTGGGCCGGGATCTCGGCACTGGCGCTGCCCGCCGGGCCGCTCCTGGGCGGAGTCCTGGTCACCGCGGCCGGCGGATGGCGCGCCGTCTTCCTGATCAACCTGCCTGTCGTGGTGGCCGCCCTCGCACTGACCCTGCGCGTCGTGCGCAAGGACGAACCCTCCCGCAGCAGCCACTTCGACCTTCCTGGCGTGCTCGCGTCGGCCGTGGTTCTGACGGCGCTGGTCTACTGCGCGATCAGCGTGGGCCGCGCGGGGGCGCCGGCACGGGCTCTGACCGCTGCCGGGGTCGCGGTGGCCGGCGCGGCCGCCCTGGCGGCGTGGGAACGACGTGCGCCGAACCCGATGCTGCCTCCGGCGCTGCTGCGCAGGCTGGACTTCGTGGGCGCCAACACGGTCGCGGCCGCCATGAACTTCGTCGGCATCGGTACGGTGTTCGTGGTGACGCTGTATCTGCAGCAGGTGCGGGGCCACGACGCGCTGTCCGCCGGCGCCTTGCTGCTGCCGCTGTTTGTCCCGCTCGCGGTGTGCGCGCCCTTCGCCGGACGCCTGGCCGCTCGGTTCGGCCCCCGGCCGCCGATGCTCGCCGGTCTGTTGCTCGGCGCCACGGGCGCCGCGAGTCTGCTGTCCATCGGCCCCGGAAGTTCCTCCCTACGGCTCGTTCCCGCTCTGCTCGGACTGGGGCTCGGGATGGGGCTGCTGACACCCTCCGTGGTCGCCGCCTCCCTCCAGGCCGGCCCCCCGGAACTTCCGGGACTGTCCTCCGGGGTCAACAACACCGCTCGTCAGGCGGGTGGCGCCCTGGGCATCGCGGTCTTCGGAGCGATGGTGCAGGACACCGCCGCCGCCGGGCGGTTCACGGACGGCCTGCACCACATCGGCGTACTCGCCGCCGCCCTCTGGCTGGCCGCCGCAGCTCTGACCCTGCTCGCGGTGCCTCGTGCGAACCGGCAGTGA
- a CDS encoding oxidoreductase, with amino-acid sequence MTSHPLVADAAGTWLLGDLEVNRMGFGAMRLTGSAAFHQGTPSDRGQAIGVIRRAVELGINHIDTAAFYFSRLRSANELINSALAPYADDLVIVTKVGPARDADGEWGTPARPDQLRGQVEENLRQLGRDHLDVVNLRLMGQDSISEHFGALAELRGAGLIRHLGISGARPEHVAQAQEIAPVVCVQNRFGIDAPGGDEMLRACAARGIAFVPFFAIAGEGREAGAVRAEHDQVHTVARAHGVSPAQVRLAWILRQGDHVLAIPGTGNPEHLVDNVAAGALVLTDEERRLLDSLRDRRLHPDGPANTC; translated from the coding sequence ATGACGTCGCACCCGCTCGTTGCGGACGCTGCCGGCACGTGGCTGCTCGGTGACCTGGAGGTCAACCGGATGGGCTTCGGCGCGATGCGCCTGACAGGCAGCGCAGCTTTCCACCAGGGCACACCCAGCGACCGCGGCCAGGCAATCGGTGTCATCCGCCGTGCGGTCGAACTCGGCATCAACCACATCGACACCGCTGCCTTCTACTTCTCCCGGCTGCGCTCCGCCAACGAACTGATCAACTCGGCGCTGGCGCCTTACGCGGACGACCTCGTCATCGTCACCAAGGTCGGCCCGGCGAGGGATGCCGACGGCGAGTGGGGCACCCCGGCGCGGCCCGACCAACTGCGCGGTCAGGTCGAGGAGAATCTGCGTCAACTCGGCCGCGACCACCTCGACGTGGTCAACCTGCGCCTCATGGGCCAGGATTCCATCAGTGAGCACTTCGGTGCTCTTGCCGAGCTGCGCGGCGCCGGGCTCATCCGGCATCTCGGCATCTCCGGCGCCCGACCGGAGCACGTGGCCCAGGCCCAGGAGATCGCCCCCGTGGTATGCGTCCAGAACCGCTTCGGCATCGACGCGCCCGGCGGAGACGAGATGCTCCGGGCATGCGCGGCTCGCGGCATCGCGTTCGTGCCCTTCTTCGCCATCGCCGGGGAGGGACGCGAGGCCGGAGCCGTCAGGGCCGAGCACGACCAGGTTCACACTGTGGCCCGCGCGCACGGCGTCTCACCCGCGCAGGTCCGTCTGGCATGGATCCTGCGGCAGGGCGACCATGTGTTGGCGATCCCCGGGACCGGCAACCCGGAACACCTCGTCGACAACGTGGCAGCGGGCGCACTCGTGCTGACGGATGAAGAACGGCGGCTACTCGATTCGCTCCGGGACCGGCGCCTCCACCCGGACGGGCCCGCGAACACCTGTTGA